A single region of the Rhizobium sp. ARZ01 genome encodes:
- a CDS encoding purine-nucleoside phosphorylase, whose protein sequence is MKGVIDHLVPRLGGLLPRYGIVLGSGLGSLVDAVENSVRIPYAELPSFPVSAVSGHAGELVVGLLRGVPVIMLSGRVHYYERGDANAMRGPIEVLKGLGVQSLILTNSAGSLREDMPPGSVMRIADHINFAGANPLIGVESDDRFVGMTNAYDAGLAARMEKAAEKTGTPLHQGVYMWFSGPNFETPAEIRMARILGADAVGMSTVPEVLIARFLGLKVAAASVITNFGAGMTGAELSHHETKDMAPVGGTRLATVLAEMISGGDTDDE, encoded by the coding sequence ATGAAAGGGGTAATCGATCATCTCGTCCCGCGCCTCGGCGGACTTCTGCCGCGCTATGGCATCGTCCTCGGCTCCGGGCTGGGCTCGCTGGTGGACGCGGTGGAAAACAGCGTTCGCATCCCCTACGCCGAGTTGCCCAGCTTTCCGGTCAGCGCTGTATCCGGCCATGCGGGCGAACTGGTCGTGGGCCTCCTCAGGGGCGTGCCGGTGATCATGCTGTCGGGCCGCGTGCATTACTACGAGCGCGGCGATGCGAACGCCATGCGCGGGCCGATAGAGGTTTTGAAGGGCCTCGGCGTGCAGTCGCTGATCCTGACGAACTCGGCAGGCTCCCTTCGCGAGGACATGCCGCCCGGCTCGGTGATGCGCATTGCCGACCACATCAACTTTGCCGGTGCCAACCCGCTGATCGGCGTCGAGAGCGACGATCGTTTCGTCGGCATGACCAATGCCTACGATGCGGGACTGGCTGCGCGAATGGAGAAGGCTGCGGAGAAGACCGGCACGCCGCTGCACCAGGGTGTCTACATGTGGTTCTCCGGGCCCAACTTCGAAACGCCGGCCGAGATCCGTATGGCACGCATCCTCGGTGCCGATGCTGTCGGAATGTCGACTGTGCCGGAAGTGCTGATCGCCCGCTTCCTCGGACTGAAAGTCGCGGCGGCTTCGGTGATCACCAATTTCGGCGCCGGCATGACCGGCGCGGAACTCAGCCATCACGAAACCAAGGACATGGCCCCGGTCGGCGGCACACGGCTTGCCACCGTCCTTGCAGAAATGATCTCGGGCGGAGACACGGACGATGAATGA
- a CDS encoding ABC transporter permease gives MSVPYVKLPAWVEYGLIPLVNLVVAFAVAGLVVLLVGESPLEAAYHMINGAFGRGEYIGFTLYYATTFIFTGLAVAVAFHAGLFNIGGEGQAYVAGIGVALACLWLDRIMPWYVVFPVAILGAALFGAAWAFIPGWLQAKRGSHIVITTIMFNFIAASLMNYMLNRVMKPLGSMSLETRTFDAGGQLPKLDWLMSIFGLSVGTSPFNVTFLLALAAAFGVWVLIWRTRLGYEMRTMGHSPAAARYAGIKEARIIVITMMISGALAGMMALNPIMGETYRMQLDFVQGAGFVGIAVALMGRSHPAGIIPAAVLFGVLYQGGAEISFEMPSISRDMIVIIQGLVILFAGALEHMFRPAITRAVLAFSGRGRTQAAVKGA, from the coding sequence ATGAGTGTCCCCTATGTGAAACTGCCGGCCTGGGTCGAATACGGGCTGATACCGCTCGTCAACCTGGTCGTCGCCTTCGCTGTGGCCGGCCTCGTCGTGCTGCTCGTTGGCGAGAGCCCGCTCGAAGCCGCCTACCATATGATCAATGGCGCCTTCGGGCGCGGCGAATATATCGGCTTCACACTTTACTACGCCACCACCTTCATCTTCACCGGCCTGGCCGTCGCCGTCGCCTTCCACGCCGGACTGTTCAATATCGGCGGCGAAGGGCAGGCCTATGTCGCCGGTATCGGCGTGGCGCTCGCCTGCCTCTGGCTCGACCGGATCATGCCCTGGTACGTGGTTTTTCCAGTTGCGATCCTAGGGGCCGCCCTCTTCGGCGCCGCCTGGGCGTTCATCCCCGGCTGGCTCCAGGCCAAGCGCGGCAGCCACATCGTCATAACTACGATCATGTTCAACTTCATCGCCGCGAGCCTGATGAACTACATGCTCAACCGCGTGATGAAGCCGCTTGGCTCTATGTCGCTGGAGACGCGCACTTTCGACGCCGGCGGACAGCTGCCGAAACTTGATTGGCTGATGTCGATCTTCGGGCTCAGCGTCGGCACCTCGCCCTTCAACGTCACCTTCCTTCTGGCGCTCGCAGCCGCCTTTGGCGTCTGGGTGCTGATCTGGCGCACCCGGCTCGGCTACGAGATGCGTACGATGGGGCACAGCCCGGCGGCCGCCCGCTATGCCGGCATCAAGGAGGCGCGCATCATCGTCATCACCATGATGATCTCCGGTGCGCTCGCCGGCATGATGGCGCTCAACCCGATCATGGGCGAAACCTACCGCATGCAGCTCGATTTCGTGCAAGGCGCGGGCTTTGTCGGCATCGCCGTGGCGCTGATGGGCCGGTCGCATCCGGCCGGCATCATTCCGGCGGCGGTCCTGTTCGGCGTGCTCTACCAGGGCGGCGCGGAGATCTCCTTCGAAATGCCGTCCATTTCGCGCGACATGATCGTCATCATCCAGGGTCTCGTGATCCTCTTTGCCGGTGCGCTGGAGCACATGTTCCGTCCCGCCATCACGCGCGCCGTCCTCGCGTTCTCCGGGCGCGGGCGCACGCAAGCGGCCGTCAAGGGAGCCTGA
- a CDS encoding TIGR02281 family clan AA aspartic protease: MFARSLFVVAAVAVAAVYVPGLAGTYLQVEPETKATEAAKAQPVSTARYTGNRGVTLEADGAGHFSGLFMVNGRKEKGMIDTGASMVAINLSTAERLGILRKNLDFRYAVDTANGKARAAYVRLDSIAIGSISVPNVGAMVLEDKALSGMLIGMTFLKGLSSYQVDGDKMRLIR, encoded by the coding sequence ATGTTCGCCCGCAGTCTTTTCGTGGTCGCCGCCGTTGCCGTCGCCGCGGTCTATGTGCCCGGCCTTGCCGGCACCTACCTTCAGGTCGAGCCGGAAACCAAGGCGACAGAAGCGGCAAAGGCGCAGCCGGTTTCGACTGCCCGCTACACCGGTAATCGCGGTGTGACGCTGGAAGCGGACGGTGCCGGCCATTTCTCCGGCCTGTTCATGGTCAACGGCCGCAAGGAAAAGGGGATGATCGATACCGGCGCCAGCATGGTCGCGATCAACCTGTCGACCGCCGAGCGGCTCGGCATTCTGCGCAAGAATCTGGACTTCCGCTATGCCGTCGACACCGCCAACGGGAAGGCGCGGGCCGCCTATGTGCGCCTCGACAGTATAGCCATCGGCTCCATAAGCGTCCCGAACGTCGGTGCCATGGTGCTGGAGGACAAGGCGCTGTCGGGCATGCTGATCGGCATGACTTTCCTCAAGGGACTGTCGTCCTACCAGGTGGATGGCGACAAGATGCGGCTCATTCGCTGA
- the deoA gene encoding thymidine phosphorylase, with translation MLPQEIICRKRDGEALKPEAIREFISALADGTASEGQVAAFAMAVWFRGMDAGETVALTEAMRDSGEVLDWRDIDRPVADKHSTGGVGDDVSLMLAPIAAACGLAVPMISGRGLGHTGGTLDKLESIPGYTINPPSSLFRRTVKDAGCAIIGQTRDLAPADRRLYAIRDVTATVDSVPLITASILSKKLAAGLQSLVLDVKLGNGAFMTDRPDAERLARALVEVANGSGLRTTAVITDMNQPLADAVGNVVEIENCIAFLKGEKAGTRLETVVLTLTGEMLVTAGLEPDQTAAHATAQRALLDGSAAETFSRMVALLGGPGNLLDDPSSILAKAPVILPVTMDEVGYLKACDARGIGMAVIELGGGRTRPDQSIDHRVGFDRLRPLGTWMDKGDEIGRVHARTLDEAAAGAARLRSLYMVGDEAPGPEYPIVGRISE, from the coding sequence ATGCTCCCGCAGGAGATCATATGCCGCAAGCGCGACGGCGAGGCGCTTAAGCCCGAAGCCATCCGCGAGTTCATCTCCGCGCTGGCTGACGGCACCGCAAGCGAGGGACAGGTCGCCGCCTTCGCTATGGCGGTGTGGTTTCGCGGAATGGACGCGGGCGAAACCGTGGCGCTTACGGAAGCGATGCGGGATTCCGGTGAGGTCCTCGACTGGCGGGACATCGACCGTCCGGTTGCCGACAAGCATTCGACCGGTGGCGTCGGCGACGATGTCTCGCTGATGCTGGCGCCGATCGCGGCCGCCTGCGGACTGGCCGTGCCGATGATCTCCGGGCGCGGCCTCGGCCATACGGGCGGCACGCTCGACAAGCTGGAGTCGATCCCCGGTTACACGATCAATCCACCATCCAGCCTGTTCCGTCGAACCGTGAAGGACGCCGGCTGCGCCATCATCGGCCAGACGCGCGATCTGGCGCCCGCCGACCGGCGCCTCTACGCCATCCGCGACGTCACGGCAACAGTCGATTCCGTGCCGTTGATCACGGCCTCGATTCTGTCAAAGAAGCTTGCCGCCGGGCTCCAGTCACTGGTGCTGGACGTCAAGCTCGGCAACGGCGCGTTCATGACCGACCGGCCGGACGCCGAGCGCCTCGCCCGCGCGCTCGTTGAAGTCGCAAACGGTTCGGGCCTGCGCACCACAGCCGTGATCACGGACATGAACCAACCGCTGGCTGACGCCGTGGGCAACGTGGTGGAGATCGAAAACTGCATCGCTTTCCTGAAAGGCGAGAAGGCGGGAACGCGGTTGGAAACGGTCGTTCTGACGCTCACCGGAGAAATGCTGGTGACAGCCGGCCTTGAGCCGGATCAAACTGCTGCGCATGCCACGGCACAGCGCGCCCTATTGGACGGCAGCGCCGCCGAAACCTTTTCGCGGATGGTCGCCCTTCTCGGTGGTCCCGGCAACCTTCTTGACGATCCAAGTTCGATACTCGCAAAGGCACCGGTCATCCTCCCGGTCACGATGGATGAAGTCGGCTATCTCAAAGCCTGCGACGCCCGCGGTATCGGAATGGCCGTCATCGAGCTGGGCGGCGGCCGAACGCGCCCCGATCAGTCGATCGATCATCGCGTCGGCTTCGACCGGCTGCGACCGCTCGGGACATGGATGGACAAGGGCGATGAGATCGGGCGCGTGCATGCCCGGACGCTTGACGAGGCGGCGGCTGGTGCCGCGCGCCTACGCAGCCTCTACATGGTCGGCGACGAGGCGCCCGGCCCCGAGTACCCGATCGTCGGCCGTATCAGCGAATGA
- a CDS encoding cytidine deaminase → MSHDLFEAARNAMAFAHAPYSKFPVGAAIRAEDGRIYAGANIENISFPQGWCAEPTAISAMIMGGAKKIVEMAVIAEKLPLCPPCGGCRQKIAEFASPSTRIYLCDETGVKETLTMDKLLPHSFATEVIG, encoded by the coding sequence ATGTCGCACGACCTGTTCGAAGCGGCGCGGAATGCAATGGCATTCGCCCACGCACCCTACTCGAAGTTTCCCGTCGGCGCGGCCATCCGCGCCGAAGACGGCAGGATCTATGCCGGCGCTAACATCGAGAACATCTCGTTTCCGCAGGGCTGGTGTGCCGAGCCGACGGCGATCAGTGCCATGATCATGGGCGGCGCGAAGAAGATCGTCGAAATGGCTGTGATCGCCGAGAAGCTGCCGCTCTGCCCACCCTGCGGCGGTTGCCGGCAGAAGATTGCCGAATTCGCTTCCCCCTCGACGCGCATCTATCTCTGCGACGAGACGGGCGTGAAGGAAACTTTGACGATGGATAAACTTCTTCCGCACAGCTTCGCAACGGAGGTCATCGGATGA
- a CDS encoding SlyX family protein, giving the protein MTNRETLDLATSSRVAALEEHIAHQDRTIEELSDQLAEQWKVVEQMRAKLDQLTERFLVLEGNALEAPAITRPPHY; this is encoded by the coding sequence ATGACCAATCGTGAAACCCTCGACCTTGCCACCTCAAGCCGCGTCGCCGCGCTGGAAGAGCATATCGCCCACCAGGACCGTACGATCGAGGAACTCTCCGACCAGCTTGCCGAGCAGTGGAAGGTCGTCGAGCAGATGCGCGCAAAACTCGACCAGCTGACCGAGCGCTTCCTCGTTCTCGAGGGGAACGCGTTGGAAGCGCCTGCGATCACACGCCCGCCGCATTACTGA
- a CDS encoding BMP family ABC transporter substrate-binding protein, whose translation MKKTFLTLLATAAMSATALAADIKPAIIYDLGGKFDKSFNEAAFNGAEKFKTETGIEYRDFEIANDAQREQALRRFAGDGNNPIVMAGFSWAATLEKIAAEYPNTQFAIIDMVVDKPNVRSVVFKEEEGSWLAGILAGMSSKSKTVSFVGGMDIPLIHKFACGYIGGAKSTGADVKVLEAYTGTTPDAWNDPVKGGEIAKSQFDQGSDVVYHAAGGTGVGVLQAAADAGKLGIGVDSNQNMLHPGKVLTSMLKRVDVAVYDAFKTANDGTFKPGINVLGLKEDGVGVALDDNNAPLISDEMKAAIEKAKADIIAGTVTVHDYMSDETCPY comes from the coding sequence ATGAAAAAAACCTTTCTGACACTTCTTGCTACAGCGGCCATGTCGGCGACGGCGCTTGCGGCCGACATCAAGCCGGCGATCATCTACGATCTGGGCGGCAAATTCGACAAATCCTTCAACGAAGCCGCGTTCAACGGGGCTGAAAAGTTCAAGACCGAAACCGGTATCGAATATCGCGATTTCGAGATCGCCAACGACGCCCAGCGCGAACAGGCGCTGCGCCGCTTCGCCGGCGACGGCAACAATCCGATCGTGATGGCCGGCTTCTCCTGGGCCGCGACGCTGGAAAAAATTGCTGCCGAATACCCGAATACCCAGTTCGCCATCATCGACATGGTCGTCGACAAGCCGAATGTTCGTTCGGTCGTCTTCAAGGAAGAGGAAGGCTCCTGGCTCGCGGGCATCCTCGCCGGCATGTCTTCGAAGTCCAAGACCGTGTCCTTCGTCGGCGGCATGGACATTCCGCTGATCCACAAATTCGCCTGCGGCTACATCGGTGGCGCGAAGTCGACCGGCGCGGACGTGAAGGTGCTGGAAGCCTATACCGGCACGACGCCTGACGCATGGAACGACCCGGTCAAGGGCGGCGAAATCGCCAAGTCCCAGTTCGACCAGGGCTCGGATGTCGTCTATCACGCCGCCGGCGGCACGGGCGTCGGCGTCCTTCAGGCGGCAGCGGATGCCGGAAAGCTCGGCATCGGCGTCGATTCCAACCAGAACATGCTGCATCCGGGCAAGGTGCTGACCTCGATGCTCAAGCGCGTCGACGTGGCCGTCTATGATGCCTTCAAGACCGCCAATGACGGCACGTTCAAGCCCGGCATCAACGTGCTCGGCCTGAAGGAGGACGGCGTCGGCGTCGCCTTGGACGACAACAACGCCCCGCTGATCTCCGACGAAATGAAGGCTGCGATCGAAAAGGCCAAGGCTGACATCATTGCCGGCACGGTCACCGTCCACGACTACATGTCGGACGAGACCTGCCCCTACTGA
- the upp gene encoding uracil phosphoribosyltransferase, with product MDGVTVIDHPLVQHKLTIMRKKETSTGSFRRLLREISTLLCYEVTRDLELTTERIETPLQVIDAPILEGKKLVFASILRAGNGLLEGMLELVPSARVSHIGVYRDHETLEAVEYFFKAPDLLAERLVIVVDPMLATGNSAIAAIEKLKERGATNIRFLCLLAAPEGIRNFRAAHPDVKIYTASIDSHLNEKGYIMPGLGDAGDRMYGTK from the coding sequence ATGGACGGCGTCACAGTCATCGATCACCCGCTCGTGCAGCACAAGCTGACCATCATGCGCAAGAAGGAAACGTCGACCGGCAGTTTTCGCCGGCTGCTGCGCGAAATCTCGACCCTCCTCTGCTACGAGGTCACGCGCGATCTCGAGCTGACGACCGAGCGCATTGAAACACCGCTCCAGGTCATCGACGCGCCGATCCTCGAAGGCAAGAAGCTCGTCTTCGCTTCGATCCTGCGCGCCGGCAATGGCCTGCTCGAGGGCATGCTCGAACTCGTCCCCTCCGCCCGCGTCTCCCATATTGGCGTCTATCGTGACCACGAGACGCTTGAGGCGGTGGAATACTTCTTCAAGGCGCCGGATCTCCTGGCCGAGCGCCTGGTCATCGTCGTCGACCCGATGCTGGCGACCGGTAACTCGGCGATCGCGGCGATCGAGAAGCTGAAGGAACGCGGCGCCACCAACATCCGCTTCCTCTGCCTGCTGGCGGCCCCGGAGGGCATCCGGAACTTCCGGGCGGCACATCCGGACGTGAAGATCTACACCGCTTCCATCGACAGTCATCTGAACGAAAAGGGCTACATCATGCCTGGCCTCGGTGATGCCGGTGACCGGATGTACGGCACGAAATAG
- a CDS encoding ABC transporter permease, whose amino-acid sequence MDLLQLFLELGQSTIRLSTPLILAALAGLFTERAGVFDIGLEGKMLGGAFAAGCVAFVAQSAMAGLLAAVVVSVLLSLVHGYASITQRGNQIVSGVAINFIVAGSTVILGEAWFRQGGRTPALAEGARFQAIDLPFAEELRGVPLLGPIYADLISGHQALTYFAFLMVPITWWILYRTRFGLRLRAVGENPGAVDTAGISVIWMRYRGVICCGILCGVAGAYLSLAANAGWTKGMTAGKGYIALAALIFAKWRPVNVMLACLLFGFLDAFAIRYQGTPLPLIGKVPVQLMQALPYILTVVLLAGFIGKAIPPKAGGVPYVKER is encoded by the coding sequence ATGGACCTACTCCAGCTCTTCCTCGAACTCGGCCAATCGACGATCCGCCTTTCGACGCCCCTCATTCTCGCAGCGCTTGCCGGCCTCTTCACCGAGCGGGCCGGCGTCTTCGATATTGGCCTGGAAGGCAAAATGCTCGGTGGCGCGTTTGCCGCCGGTTGCGTGGCCTTCGTTGCGCAGTCGGCCATGGCCGGACTGCTCGCGGCGGTCGTCGTCTCGGTCCTACTTTCGTTGGTCCACGGCTATGCCTCGATCACGCAGCGCGGCAACCAGATCGTTTCCGGTGTGGCCATCAACTTCATCGTGGCCGGCTCAACCGTCATCCTCGGCGAGGCGTGGTTCCGGCAGGGCGGTCGCACGCCGGCACTTGCCGAAGGCGCGCGCTTCCAGGCTATCGACCTGCCCTTTGCGGAAGAGCTGCGCGGTGTTCCCCTGCTCGGCCCGATCTATGCCGATCTCATCTCCGGTCACCAGGCGCTGACCTACTTCGCCTTTCTGATGGTGCCTATCACCTGGTGGATCCTCTATCGCACGCGGTTCGGTCTGCGCCTGCGCGCCGTCGGCGAGAATCCGGGTGCAGTCGATACGGCCGGCATTTCCGTCATCTGGATGCGCTATCGCGGCGTCATCTGCTGCGGCATCCTGTGCGGTGTCGCCGGCGCCTATCTGTCGCTGGCCGCCAATGCCGGCTGGACCAAGGGCATGACCGCCGGCAAGGGCTATATCGCGCTCGCGGCGCTGATCTTCGCCAAGTGGCGGCCGGTCAACGTGATGCTTGCCTGCCTCCTCTTCGGCTTTCTCGACGCGTTCGCGATCCGTTACCAGGGAACACCGCTGCCCCTGATCGGTAAGGTCCCGGTACAATTGATGCAGGCGCTGCCCTATATCCTTACCGTCGTCCTGCTGGCAGGCTTCATCGGCAAGGCCATTCCGCCCAAGGCAGGCGGCGTCCCTTACGTGAAGGAGCGCTGA
- a CDS encoding adenosine deaminase: MSAHVKKAELHCHLEGAVPPALAQAQARKYGVDASGFLCDGAYVWRDFTSFLAAYDAVADLFRTEHDYALLTETYLEELAAAGAVYSELFVSPDHGEAVGLGADGYIAGIGRGIELAKARTGIECRMVVVGLRHRGPERVEWAARYAANCRNPLVTGFNMAGDERMGRLADYARAFDIARAAGLGITVHAGELCGASSVRDALDHIRPSRIGHGVRAIEDPNLVARLAGEGVVLEVCPGSNVALGVFPDFAAHPLRRLHAAGVKVTLNSDDPPFFQTSLQREYAIASEAMGFTEAELDGMTRTAIEAAFVDEATRTALLARL, translated from the coding sequence GTGAGCGCACATGTGAAGAAGGCGGAGCTTCATTGTCATCTGGAGGGTGCCGTGCCGCCGGCGCTGGCACAGGCGCAGGCGAGGAAATACGGTGTCGATGCCAGCGGGTTCCTGTGTGACGGCGCCTATGTCTGGCGCGATTTTACGAGTTTTCTTGCCGCATATGATGCTGTGGCCGACCTCTTTCGCACCGAGCACGACTACGCGTTGTTGACGGAGACCTATCTCGAAGAGCTTGCCGCGGCCGGAGCGGTCTACAGCGAGCTTTTCGTCTCTCCCGACCACGGCGAGGCAGTCGGGCTAGGCGCCGATGGTTATATTGCCGGTATCGGCCGGGGAATCGAGTTAGCGAAAGCGCGGACCGGGATCGAATGCCGCATGGTCGTGGTCGGCCTCAGGCACCGGGGACCGGAGCGGGTCGAATGGGCCGCGCGTTACGCCGCGAACTGCCGCAACCCACTCGTCACCGGTTTCAACATGGCCGGTGACGAGCGAATGGGACGCCTTGCCGACTACGCCCGTGCATTCGACATCGCGCGCGCTGCGGGCCTCGGCATCACCGTTCACGCTGGCGAGCTTTGCGGCGCGTCCAGCGTGCGCGACGCGCTGGACCATATCCGTCCAAGCCGCATCGGGCATGGCGTACGCGCAATCGAGGATCCCAACCTCGTAGCCCGGCTGGCGGGCGAAGGCGTCGTTCTCGAGGTCTGTCCGGGGTCCAACGTAGCACTCGGTGTGTTCCCGGACTTTGCCGCACATCCTCTCCGCCGACTGCATGCCGCCGGGGTCAAGGTTACGCTCAACTCCGACGATCCGCCGTTCTTCCAGACCTCGCTGCAACGGGAGTATGCTATCGCCTCCGAGGCAATGGGGTTCACCGAGGCGGAGCTCGATGGAATGACGCGGACCGCCATCGAAGCGGCCTTCGTCGACGAGGCGACGCGTACAGCACTCCTTGCGCGCCTCTGA
- a CDS encoding ABC transporter ATP-binding protein has product MGELAIELKGIDKSFGLVHANKDINLKVRKGTIHGIIGENGAGKSTLMSILYGFYQADRGEILVDGRPVDIRDPNAAIAAGIGMVHQHFMLVENFTVLENVMLGAEESSILNAGIAKARTELKRLEKEYALEVNPDAVIEELPVGIQQRVEILKALYRKADILILDEPTGVLTPAEADHLFRILEQLKSQGKTILLITHKLREIMAITDEVSVMRRGEMVATRETGKTSVEELAELMVGRRVLLRVEKGEAHPSDVKLSVNNLTVRDSRGVTMVDNVSFDIRAGEIVGIAGVAGNGQSELLEAISGIRRAISGTVLLNGEAINVTGDADPAELRARGLAHVPEDRHHVGLVLKFEESENAILGYHHDPKYRKGVLLDVDAIRADAEEKIQKYDIRPPNARLKTANFSGGNQQKIVLAREMERDPDVLIIGQPTRGVDVGAIEFIHKRIIEMRDQGKAVLLVSVELDEIRALSDRILVMFAGRVVGERAPDATEGELGLLMAGVEGRKEAAE; this is encoded by the coding sequence ATGGGCGAATTGGCTATAGAACTGAAGGGCATAGACAAGAGCTTCGGGCTCGTCCATGCCAACAAGGACATCAACCTGAAGGTCCGCAAGGGCACCATCCATGGCATCATCGGCGAGAACGGCGCCGGCAAGTCGACGCTGATGTCGATCCTCTACGGCTTCTACCAGGCCGACCGCGGCGAGATCCTGGTCGATGGCCGCCCGGTAGACATCCGAGACCCGAATGCGGCGATCGCCGCTGGCATCGGCATGGTCCACCAGCATTTCATGCTGGTCGAGAATTTCACTGTGCTGGAGAACGTCATGCTCGGGGCCGAGGAGAGCTCGATCCTCAACGCCGGCATCGCCAAGGCGCGGACCGAACTGAAGCGCCTCGAAAAGGAATATGCGCTTGAGGTCAATCCGGACGCGGTGATCGAGGAACTGCCGGTTGGCATCCAGCAGCGTGTCGAAATCCTCAAGGCGCTCTATCGCAAGGCGGACATCCTGATCCTTGACGAGCCGACGGGCGTACTGACCCCGGCGGAAGCCGACCACCTGTTTCGCATCCTCGAACAGCTGAAATCACAGGGAAAGACGATCCTCCTCATCACGCACAAGCTGCGCGAGATCATGGCCATTACCGACGAAGTCTCCGTCATGCGCCGCGGCGAGATGGTTGCGACGCGTGAGACGGGCAAGACCTCGGTGGAGGAGCTTGCGGAGCTGATGGTCGGCCGCCGCGTGCTGCTGCGCGTCGAAAAGGGCGAAGCCCATCCCAGCGACGTCAAGCTTTCGGTCAACAACCTCACCGTCCGCGACAGCCGCGGGGTGACGATGGTGGATAACGTCTCCTTCGACATTCGCGCTGGCGAGATCGTCGGCATCGCGGGTGTAGCCGGCAACGGCCAGTCCGAACTGCTGGAAGCAATATCGGGAATCCGGCGTGCGATTTCCGGGACCGTGCTGCTGAACGGCGAGGCGATCAATGTTACCGGCGACGCCGATCCGGCTGAACTTCGCGCGCGAGGCCTCGCTCACGTGCCGGAAGACCGACACCATGTCGGCCTGGTGCTGAAATTCGAGGAGAGCGAGAACGCGATCCTCGGCTACCATCACGATCCGAAATACCGAAAGGGCGTTTTGCTCGACGTCGACGCGATCCGCGCGGACGCGGAAGAGAAGATCCAGAAATACGACATCCGCCCGCCGAACGCCCGGTTGAAGACCGCCAATTTTTCCGGCGGCAACCAGCAGAAGATCGTGCTGGCGCGCGAAATGGAACGCGACCCGGACGTGCTCATCATCGGCCAGCCGACGCGGGGCGTCGATGTCGGGGCGATCGAATTCATCCACAAGCGCATCATCGAGATGCGCGATCAGGGCAAGGCGGTTCTGCTTGTTTCCGTTGAACTCGACGAGATCCGTGCCCTGTCCGACCGCATCCTTGTCATGTTTGCCGGCCGCGTCGTCGGCGAGCGCGCACCCGATGCCACCGAAGGCGAACTCGGCCTGTTGATGGCCGGCGTGGAAGGCCGGAAGGAGGCCGCAGAATGA
- the deoC gene encoding deoxyribose-phosphate aldolase has product MNETTPRQMAAKALSLLDLTDLTDNCDAAAIELLCQQAVTPFGHTAAICIWPRFVKQARALLGSSSPIRIATVVNFPSGGLPVDDVVAETRQAIADGADEIDLVIPYKALIAGDEAAVREMVVAVRAVCAPPVLLKVILETGELKDRDLIRNASHLAIASGADFIKTSTGKVAVNATLEAADIMLNAIRESGRKVGFKPAGGVRTVGDAALYLNLAATIHGPDWAIPSTFRFGASGLLGDILAVLDGRGSGSSNATY; this is encoded by the coding sequence ATGAATGAGACCACACCCCGCCAGATGGCAGCCAAGGCGCTGTCACTGCTGGATCTGACCGACCTGACGGACAATTGCGACGCCGCAGCGATCGAACTGTTGTGCCAGCAGGCCGTCACACCATTCGGCCACACGGCAGCCATCTGCATCTGGCCGCGCTTCGTCAAGCAGGCGCGAGCATTGCTTGGATCCAGCAGCCCGATCAGGATCGCGACCGTGGTCAATTTCCCTTCTGGCGGTCTGCCGGTCGATGACGTTGTTGCCGAAACCAGACAGGCTATCGCGGACGGCGCCGACGAGATCGATCTGGTCATCCCCTACAAGGCCCTTATAGCCGGGGACGAGGCGGCGGTACGGGAGATGGTCGTCGCTGTGCGCGCGGTTTGCGCGCCACCCGTCCTGCTTAAGGTCATCCTCGAGACAGGCGAATTGAAGGATCGCGACCTGATCCGCAACGCTTCCCACCTAGCGATCGCATCCGGTGCCGACTTCATCAAGACCTCGACCGGTAAGGTCGCGGTCAATGCAACGCTCGAGGCCGCCGACATCATGCTGAACGCCATCCGCGAAAGCGGACGCAAGGTGGGCTTCAAGCCAGCCGGCGGTGTGCGCACGGTCGGCGACGCGGCCCTCTACCTCAATCTTGCCGCAACGATCCATGGGCCGGACTGGGCGATCCCCTCCACCTTCCGCTTCGGCGCCTCCGGTCTCCTGGGTGACATCCTCGCTGTGCTCGATGGCCGCGGGTCCGGTAGCTCGAACGCGACCTACTGA